The proteins below come from a single Streptomyces sp. NBC_01276 genomic window:
- a CDS encoding Lrp/AsnC family transcriptional regulator, which yields MSGPAPLPAPYALDDVDQALVHALQIAPRADWTRIGSVLGLDAVTVARRWNRLTEAGAAWISCHPAPVLAAAGQGLLAFVEVDCANGSLLDVARALAALPHVTAVEHVSGDGDLLVTVLAPDLVALTHWVTRGLGSMPGISATRTHLASTVYTEGSRWRLRALDRGQIARLADGEPARGEVPVFPLTDLDHDLIAVLSVDGRATYRALAESSGASPDTVRRRLGRLFAAGMLQTRCEVARPLSEWPVAVVYWGRVAAGALESVSRLVTGVREVRLCAGVTGRHNLLVVAWVKSLADAQRFEVRLNERAPGLEITDRAVVLWLMKVSGHLLDERGYRIGAVPFDVRAAARTAPTER from the coding sequence GTGTCCGGCCCGGCCCCGCTCCCGGCCCCGTACGCCCTCGACGATGTCGACCAGGCCCTCGTGCACGCCCTCCAGATCGCCCCGCGCGCGGACTGGACCCGGATCGGCTCCGTCCTCGGCCTCGACGCGGTCACGGTCGCCCGTCGCTGGAACCGGCTCACCGAAGCGGGCGCCGCGTGGATCAGCTGCCACCCCGCGCCCGTCCTCGCCGCCGCCGGTCAGGGACTGCTCGCCTTCGTCGAGGTCGACTGCGCCAACGGCAGCCTGCTCGACGTCGCCCGCGCGCTGGCCGCGCTGCCCCACGTCACCGCCGTCGAGCACGTCAGCGGCGACGGCGATCTGCTCGTCACCGTCCTGGCTCCCGACCTCGTCGCGCTCACTCACTGGGTGACCCGGGGACTCGGCTCGATGCCCGGCATCAGCGCCACCCGCACCCATCTCGCGAGCACCGTCTACACGGAGGGCAGCCGCTGGCGCCTGCGCGCCCTCGACCGCGGCCAGATCGCCCGCCTCGCCGACGGGGAACCTGCCCGGGGCGAGGTACCCGTCTTTCCCCTCACCGACCTGGACCACGATCTCATCGCCGTACTGTCGGTCGACGGCCGCGCGACCTACCGCGCGCTGGCCGAGAGCTCCGGAGCGAGCCCGGACACCGTACGGCGCAGGCTCGGCCGCCTGTTCGCCGCCGGGATGCTCCAGACCCGCTGCGAGGTCGCCAGGCCGCTCTCCGAGTGGCCGGTCGCGGTCGTCTACTGGGGCCGGGTGGCGGCCGGCGCCCTTGAAAGCGTCTCCCGGCTCGTCACGGGCGTCCGGGAGGTACGGCTGTGCGCGGGCGTGACCGGCCGCCACAACCTGCTCGTCGTCGCCTGGGTGAAGTCCCTCGCGGACGCCCAGCGCTTCGAGGTGCGGCTCAACGAGCGCGCACCGGGCCTGGAGATCACCGACCGCGCCGTCGTGCTGTGGCTGATGAAGGTCAGCGGCCACCTGCTCGACGAACGGGGCTACCGGATCGGCGCCGTCCCCTTCGACGTCCGCGCAGCCGCCCGTACGGCGCCGACGGAGCGCTGA
- a CDS encoding PadR family transcriptional regulator produces the protein MEPGDSAKQARAAAQLRKGVLEYCVLALMRDRPRYGVELLHALEDSGALATSQGTVYPLLSRLRRDDLVTTTWQESASGPPRRYYALTDSGRAALDEFTRVWPGFRNAVDAFLTTPRPSTGDPE, from the coding sequence ATGGAACCAGGCGATTCGGCCAAACAGGCCCGGGCGGCCGCCCAACTGCGCAAGGGCGTCCTGGAGTACTGCGTCCTCGCCCTGATGCGGGACCGTCCCCGCTACGGCGTGGAACTCCTCCACGCCCTGGAGGACTCCGGTGCCCTGGCCACCAGCCAGGGCACGGTCTACCCGCTGCTCTCCCGGCTCCGCCGCGACGACCTGGTCACCACCACCTGGCAGGAATCCGCCTCCGGACCACCCCGTCGCTACTACGCCCTCACCGACAGCGGCCGGGCCGCGCTCGACGAGTTCACCCGCGTCTGGCCGGGCTTCCGCAACGCCGTCGACGCCTTCCTGACCACCCCGCGCCCCTCCACCGGAGACCCCGAATGA
- a CDS encoding proline dehydrogenase yields the protein MDSGLAALLGAAVGSVTTLGAAIVNGRAQARSQHAQWSRQHRRDAYAGYLSALHDRDVAMDAVLDALRSDQPDLPDINEKTGRFITLAREVHRACEVVILEGPAPLAEVAERVTNASSDLSRVMRRLAENAHAGDTTRKAEDTALAVERERTLYQAVKDFRLAASSVIGGTA from the coding sequence ATGGACTCAGGACTTGCCGCACTGCTGGGCGCCGCCGTCGGTTCCGTCACCACCCTCGGGGCCGCAATCGTCAACGGCCGTGCTCAGGCACGGTCCCAGCACGCCCAATGGAGCCGTCAGCATCGCCGCGACGCCTACGCCGGCTACCTCAGCGCTCTCCATGACCGCGACGTCGCCATGGACGCCGTTCTCGACGCGCTGCGTTCAGACCAACCCGACCTCCCCGACATCAACGAGAAGACAGGCCGTTTCATCACCCTGGCCCGCGAGGTCCACCGCGCCTGCGAAGTCGTCATTCTCGAAGGGCCGGCACCCCTCGCGGAAGTCGCGGAACGCGTGACCAACGCCTCCAGCGATCTCTCGCGCGTCATGCGGCGCCTGGCCGAGAACGCCCATGCGGGAGACACCACCCGTAAGGCAGAAGACACCGCCCTTGCCGTCGAACGAGAGCGAACCCTCTATCAGGCAGTCAAGGACTTCCGCCTCGCCGCCAGCAGCGTTATCGGCGGAACCGCCTGA
- a CDS encoding IS5 family transposase (programmed frameshift), whose protein sequence is MRTDLVPDDLWERVAPLLPPAPERRRRHPGRLRVPDRVALAGVLYVLRTGVAWRDVPRESVGCSGVTTWRRLRDWTETGVWSRLHAALLTELRRGGLLELDDCSVDGSHIRALKRGDLVGPSPVDRARSGSKHLLIVDRRGTPLAVTLTGGNRHDVTQLLPLLDAIPTIRGLRGRPRHRPRRLYADRGYDFDKYRRLLWKRGIKPMIARRGVAHGSGLGKVRWVVERAFAWLHQFKRLRIRYERRADLHQGLLELACSLICLRRLRTSF, encoded by the exons GTGCGTACTGATCTTGTTCCGGACGATCTGTGGGAGCGCGTGGCCCCGCTGCTGCCGCCCGCTCCCGAACGACGACGTCGCCACCCCGGGCGCCTGCGCGTTCCCGATCGAGTGGCACTCGCCGGCGTGCTGTACGTGCTGCGAACCGGTGTCGCCTGGCGCGACGTTCCGAGGGAATCCGTGGGCTGCTCCGGGGTGACGACCTGGCGTCGGCTGCGGGACTGGACCGAGACTGGTGTCTGGTCGCGCCTGCATGCCGCGCTACTGACCGAGCTTCGACGCGGGGGTCTGCTGGAGCTGGACGACTGCTCCGTGGACGGATCGCACATCCGGGCTCTCAA AAGGGGGGATCTTGTTGGCCCCTCACCGGTCGACCGTGCCCGTTCTGGCTCCAAGCACCTCCTGATCGTCGACCGCCGGGGAACCCCGCTCGCGGTTACGCTCACGGGTGGCAACCGACACGACGTTACCCAGCTCCTGCCGCTCTTGGATGCCATTCCAACGATTCGGGGGCTCCGCGGACGCCCCCGCCACAGGCCCCGACGGTTGTATGCCGACCGGGGCTATGACTTCGACAAGTACCGCCGCTTGCTGTGGAAGCGCGGCATCAAACCCATGATCGCCCGCCGCGGCGTCGCCCACGGTTCCGGTTTGGGCAAAGTGCGCTGGGTGGTCGAGCGCGCCTTCGCGTGGCTGCACCAGTTCAAACGACTACGCATCCGCTACGAGCGACGCGCCGACCTCCACCAGGGCCTGCTTGAACTGGCCTGCAGCCTCATATGTCTCCGCCGCCTACGAACGTCATTCTGA
- a CDS encoding FAD-dependent monooxygenase, which produces MGNTAVVVGGGIGGLAAAIGLHRIGWDVTVLERSSLLEDAGAGISLAANGLRALDELGVGGAVRDASRGQYSGGTRTPRGGWLARMDGSALEKAVGTPIMGIPRSTLHRLLREALPAGALAIGSEAATVEQVGPETVHVGYSTTVLEADLVVAADGIGSTVRGQLFPEHPGPVHSGSTVLRAITEHTVDLRTDFELTWGRGAEFGHIALLDGRAEWHAVLSLPAGTRFADPLTELRRRFHTWHAPIPALLDATRPEAVLHHDVNELRTSLPSYVVGRIALLGDAAHAMTPNLGQGACQALEDAVTLGAALDAESTVEAALARYDAERRPRSQAVAVAARQAGKMGQQLSHPLAVTLRNTAMRLTPSRVAIHMILRHHAWVPPSLN; this is translated from the coding sequence ATGGGCAACACGGCAGTGGTAGTCGGAGGGGGAATTGGCGGGCTGGCCGCCGCAATCGGCCTGCACCGCATTGGCTGGGACGTGACGGTCCTTGAGCGTTCGTCCCTGCTTGAGGACGCGGGGGCCGGCATTTCATTGGCTGCCAACGGCCTGCGGGCATTGGACGAACTCGGGGTCGGCGGGGCGGTTCGGGACGCGTCGCGAGGCCAGTACAGCGGCGGCACCCGGACGCCCCGGGGTGGCTGGCTGGCCCGGATGGACGGCTCGGCACTGGAGAAGGCGGTGGGCACGCCGATCATGGGCATCCCCCGTTCCACCTTGCACCGACTGCTACGCGAAGCATTGCCCGCCGGGGCACTGGCGATCGGCTCCGAGGCGGCAACGGTCGAGCAGGTCGGCCCGGAGACGGTTCACGTCGGCTACAGCACCACGGTCCTGGAGGCCGATCTGGTAGTGGCGGCCGACGGTATCGGCAGCACAGTCCGCGGCCAACTCTTCCCAGAGCACCCCGGCCCGGTCCACAGCGGCTCGACGGTGCTGCGGGCGATCACCGAGCACACGGTCGATCTGCGTACCGACTTCGAGCTGACCTGGGGCCGGGGCGCGGAGTTCGGACACATCGCTCTCCTGGACGGGAGGGCCGAGTGGCACGCCGTCCTCAGCCTCCCCGCCGGTACGCGGTTCGCCGACCCGCTGACCGAACTGCGCCGACGATTCCACACCTGGCACGCCCCGATCCCCGCGCTGCTCGACGCGACCCGGCCCGAGGCGGTGTTGCATCACGACGTGAACGAACTCCGCACGTCTCTCCCTTCATACGTGGTCGGTCGGATCGCGCTGCTCGGCGACGCGGCCCATGCGATGACCCCCAACCTGGGACAGGGCGCCTGCCAGGCCCTGGAGGATGCGGTCACTCTGGGCGCCGCCCTCGATGCCGAGTCCACCGTCGAGGCCGCGCTCGCCCGCTACGACGCCGAGCGCCGGCCGCGGAGCCAGGCCGTCGCAGTGGCCGCCCGGCAGGCCGGGAAAATGGGTCAGCAACTGTCCCACCCGCTGGCCGTCACCCTGCGGAACACGGCGATGCGACTGACACCGTCCCGGGTCGCCATACATATGATCCTGCGTCACCACGCCTGGGTCCCGCCGTCGCTGAACTGA
- a CDS encoding TetR family transcriptional regulator, producing the protein MASDRRTLLADAALYVLAEEGMRGLTHRAVDRRAAMPPGTTSAYFRTRAALLTGLVVRLVQLDQAELHTTADELPPLRTVEELVDGMVTLTRQRLTGEGRRRSLARHACTVESVRDKELREILLPWENAGREAVRLFLVKRGVTDVENRTHTLLTCIDGLIFDRLVNGGEVPREAIEGLVAAALR; encoded by the coding sequence ATGGCTTCGGATAGGCGCACCCTTCTTGCAGATGCAGCTCTCTATGTCCTCGCCGAGGAAGGGATGCGCGGCCTCACCCACCGTGCGGTCGACCGCAGAGCAGCCATGCCGCCCGGCACCACCTCGGCCTACTTCCGCACCCGCGCCGCTCTGCTGACCGGACTCGTCGTCCGCCTGGTCCAACTCGACCAGGCGGAACTTCACACGACGGCCGACGAGCTTCCGCCCCTGCGTACCGTCGAGGAACTGGTGGACGGCATGGTGACGCTCACCCGACAGCGACTCACCGGCGAGGGCCGCCGGCGCTCGCTCGCCCGCCACGCGTGCACCGTCGAAAGCGTGCGCGACAAAGAGCTGCGCGAGATCCTCCTGCCCTGGGAGAACGCCGGCCGCGAGGCCGTCCGGCTGTTCCTCGTCAAGCGCGGCGTAACCGACGTCGAGAACCGCACTCACACACTGCTGACCTGCATCGACGGACTGATCTTCGACCGACTGGTGAACGGCGGCGAAGTACCGCGCGAAGCCATCGAAGGACTGGTCGCCGCCGCGCTGCGTTAG
- a CDS encoding AAA family ATPase, with protein sequence MTVVWVTGNSGTGKSTVCGVLRARGYVALDADEDGFSRWIDRAKGEVVMDPPYPVPEGWLDRYGWAIVRERVETLVEESRFRIAFLCGSAENEAEVRDLFDVIVCLVINEDTLRHRLATRTTNPFGQHPEELAAALEWNPRMRAIYERRGATIIDASKPVTEVVDSVIDAVQELSGGA encoded by the coding sequence GTGACAGTGGTGTGGGTGACGGGCAATTCGGGGACTGGCAAGTCCACGGTCTGCGGGGTGTTGCGAGCGCGTGGCTACGTCGCGCTCGACGCCGATGAGGACGGTTTCAGTCGCTGGATCGACCGAGCCAAGGGCGAGGTCGTGATGGATCCTCCGTATCCCGTTCCCGAGGGCTGGCTCGATCGATACGGGTGGGCGATCGTCCGCGAGCGCGTTGAGACCCTCGTCGAGGAGTCTCGTTTCCGAATCGCGTTCTTGTGTGGGTCGGCGGAGAACGAGGCAGAGGTCCGCGATCTTTTCGACGTCATCGTGTGCCTGGTGATCAACGAGGACACGCTCCGCCACCGGCTCGCGACCCGCACTACGAACCCATTCGGTCAACATCCCGAAGAGCTCGCAGCGGCCCTGGAGTGGAATCCTCGGATGCGAGCGATCTACGAAAGGCGTGGCGCGACGATCATCGATGCGTCCAAGCCGGTGACCGAGGTGGTGGACAGCGTGATCGACGCAGTTCAGGAGCTGAGCGGCGGTGCGTAA
- a CDS encoding helicase, translated as MVMKPGVRVSHTKSRRDKLTADQLAALAKLGADWA; from the coding sequence GTGGTTATGAAGCCGGGCGTGCGGGTCTCCCACACCAAAAGCCGGCGCGACAAGCTCACCGCCGATCAGCTCGCCGCCCTCGCGAAACTCGGCGCGGACTGGGCGTGA
- a CDS encoding NAD(P)-dependent alcohol dehydrogenase produces MKAIVQDRFGPAEVLRLADVPVPVPGPREVLVRVHTAGVHIGDWHLMTGLPAVARLFGVGLRHPRIRVRGTECAGTVAAVGARVTAFRPGDEVFGVGTGAFAEYAVVREDRIVTKPAGLGFAEAAALPVSGQTALQALRAGASAGPARRVLVIGAGGAVGSYAVQLAKAEGAEVTGVCSTGKTDLVRRLGADHVVDYTREEFAAVGSRHDLVLDIAGNRPLPLLLTALAPGGRLVLVGGEGGSRFFGTLHRQLRASLPGASGGRRMRALVATDKAADLRQLAVLAAAGTLRPVIDASFPLAEAPEAIRRLEGGHGRGKLVLRIADAG; encoded by the coding sequence ATGAAGGCGATCGTGCAGGACCGTTTCGGCCCGGCCGAGGTGCTCCGCCTCGCGGACGTGCCGGTGCCGGTGCCCGGCCCCCGCGAGGTGCTGGTCCGGGTGCACACGGCCGGGGTCCACATCGGCGACTGGCACCTGATGACCGGACTGCCCGCCGTGGCAAGGCTGTTCGGGGTCGGGCTGCGCCACCCGCGGATCCGGGTCCGTGGCACGGAGTGCGCCGGGACCGTCGCGGCCGTCGGAGCGCGGGTGACCGCGTTCCGGCCCGGGGACGAGGTGTTCGGCGTCGGTACCGGGGCCTTCGCGGAGTACGCGGTCGTCCGTGAGGACCGGATCGTCACGAAACCCGCCGGACTCGGCTTCGCGGAAGCGGCCGCACTCCCCGTGTCGGGCCAGACAGCGCTCCAGGCCCTGCGCGCGGGCGCGTCCGCCGGGCCCGCGCGGCGGGTGCTGGTGATCGGGGCCGGCGGGGCGGTGGGCTCGTACGCCGTCCAGCTCGCCAAGGCCGAGGGGGCCGAGGTCACGGGCGTGTGCAGCACCGGGAAGACGGACCTGGTGCGCCGGCTCGGGGCCGACCACGTGGTCGACTACACCCGCGAGGAGTTCGCGGCCGTGGGCAGCCGCCACGACCTCGTCCTCGACATCGCGGGAAACCGGCCGCTCCCGCTGCTCCTGACGGCGCTGGCCCCCGGGGGCAGGCTCGTCCTGGTCGGCGGCGAGGGCGGCAGCCGCTTCTTCGGCACGCTGCACCGGCAATTGCGGGCCTCTCTGCCCGGAGCGTCCGGCGGCCGGCGGATGCGCGCACTGGTGGCCACGGACAAGGCGGCGGACCTGCGGCAGCTCGCCGTGCTCGCGGCCGCGGGCACCCTGCGCCCTGTGATCGACGCGAGCTTCCCGCTGGCCGAAGCACCCGAGGCGATACGCCGCCTGGAGGGCGGACACGGCCGCGGGAAGCTGGTCCTACGGATCGCGGACGCCGGCTAG
- a CDS encoding caspase family protein: MTAPRYPHGPSSRAVLIGASRFADGDLPAIPAVRNDLDALHRALTHPRHGLLAPEHCHVLSDPGDQRAVGAALERAAGEAVDMLLVYYAGHGLLDDDGRLHLALTGTDPARPGFTSVPLELVQRDLARARAHARVLLLDCCFSGRAVAAMAGPHTAVAGQVDLTGTYTLTSTTSTAPSHAPPGARHTAFTAALLDALAREEPLTLDGIYRHVDRELAGLGLPRPQRRSVNAAGDLGLVTGPAVVDGPQAVPAPTVGDQYVLANPRRSPLQRAGLGLLWLAVLSAPVTWLVNADLLAVHIVPALILIGRPRRYDYALTVDGSGLTMRDGPQTHHIPWQDIEYVGILGHDPRYTEEMGIVLVRLRPHVVERLDALTGLPSLPGWLYRRSGSDFRRLGYVNFCKLSDIGAIEHSLKEAVVGVAGKTAFRSDRELIEQDHRLASPHP, translated from the coding sequence GTGACCGCGCCCCGGTATCCGCACGGTCCGTCGAGCCGGGCGGTGCTCATCGGGGCGAGCCGGTTCGCCGACGGCGACCTCCCGGCGATCCCCGCCGTGCGGAACGACCTGGACGCCCTGCACCGCGCCCTCACTCACCCGCGCCACGGGCTGCTCGCACCCGAGCATTGCCACGTCCTGTCCGATCCCGGCGACCAGCGCGCCGTCGGCGCGGCACTGGAGCGGGCCGCCGGCGAGGCCGTCGACATGCTGCTGGTCTACTACGCGGGCCACGGACTCCTCGACGACGACGGCCGGCTGCACCTGGCGCTGACTGGCACCGATCCTGCCCGGCCGGGTTTCACCTCGGTACCGCTGGAACTCGTCCAACGCGACCTGGCCCGGGCCCGCGCCCATGCACGCGTCCTGCTGCTGGACTGCTGCTTCTCGGGACGCGCGGTGGCCGCCATGGCCGGACCGCATACCGCCGTCGCCGGCCAGGTCGACCTGACCGGCACCTACACCCTGACCTCCACCACCTCGACCGCCCCATCGCACGCACCGCCCGGCGCCCGCCACACCGCCTTCACCGCGGCCCTGCTCGACGCGCTCGCCCGGGAGGAACCGCTCACCCTCGACGGCATCTACCGGCACGTGGACCGCGAACTGGCCGGCCTGGGCCTGCCCCGGCCGCAACGCCGCTCCGTCAACGCGGCCGGCGACCTCGGCCTCGTCACCGGACCGGCCGTGGTCGACGGGCCGCAAGCCGTTCCGGCGCCGACGGTCGGCGACCAGTACGTCCTCGCCAACCCACGCCGGAGCCCGTTGCAGCGCGCCGGACTCGGCCTGCTCTGGCTGGCGGTCCTGTCGGCCCCCGTTACCTGGCTCGTCAACGCCGACCTCCTCGCCGTCCATATCGTGCCGGCGCTCATCCTGATCGGGCGGCCGCGACGGTACGACTACGCGCTGACCGTCGACGGCTCGGGCCTGACGATGCGGGACGGGCCCCAAACTCACCACATCCCGTGGCAGGACATCGAGTACGTCGGGATCCTGGGCCACGACCCCCGGTACACCGAAGAGATGGGCATCGTCCTGGTCCGCCTGCGCCCCCACGTTGTCGAGCGCCTGGACGCCCTGACAGGGCTGCCGTCCCTGCCCGGCTGGCTGTACCGCAGGAGCGGGAGCGACTTCCGCAGGCTGGGCTATGTCAACTTCTGCAAGCTCAGCGACATCGGCGCGATCGAGCACAGCCTGAAGGAGGCCGTCGTCGGCGTTGCGGGCAAGACAGCATTCCGCAGCGACCGCGAGCTGATCGAGCAAGACCACAGACTCGCCTCGCCGCACCCCTGA
- a CDS encoding DUF6233 domain-containing protein codes for MHVVQGRGAGAVRRLSASVLPPDLPRLRTLVTYPRGELSRTERALAAAEEQRAPFEVARRPAPLRPDWLIEHGIGTGRPPMRVHAGTCWDTRTRCKPASTDAARRALAEGIPA; via the coding sequence GTGCATGTCGTGCAGGGTCGCGGGGCAGGCGCAGTACGGAGGCTGAGCGCGTCCGTCCTGCCGCCCGACCTCCCCCGGCTGCGGACGCTGGTCACCTACCCGCGCGGCGAACTCTCCCGCACGGAGCGCGCCCTTGCCGCCGCCGAGGAGCAGCGCGCCCCGTTCGAGGTCGCGCGGCGGCCGGCTCCGCTGCGCCCGGACTGGCTCATCGAGCACGGCATCGGCACCGGCCGCCCGCCCATGCGGGTCCACGCCGGTACCTGCTGGGACACCCGCACCCGCTGCAAGCCGGCGTCCACCGACGCCGCGCGGCGGGCCCTCGCCGAGGGCATCCCCGCCTGA
- a CDS encoding extradiol dioxygenase, whose protein sequence is MISGAHVILYSQDAEADRAFIRDVLNFPGVDTGGGWLIFKLPPAEVAVHPADGPPRHEFFLMCDDLDSQLGEFRAQGVEITRPVSEQRWGRLTAIRLPSGAELPLYEPLHPIAHSL, encoded by the coding sequence ATGATCAGCGGTGCACATGTCATCCTCTACAGCCAGGACGCCGAGGCGGACCGCGCCTTCATCCGTGACGTCCTCAACTTTCCCGGCGTCGACACAGGCGGCGGCTGGCTCATCTTCAAGCTGCCCCCGGCCGAGGTGGCCGTGCACCCGGCCGACGGCCCGCCCCGGCACGAGTTCTTCCTGATGTGCGACGACCTTGATTCCCAGCTCGGCGAATTCCGCGCGCAGGGCGTCGAGATCACCCGCCCGGTCAGCGAACAGCGCTGGGGCAGACTGACTGCGATCCGGCTCCCCAGCGGCGCCGAACTCCCGCTGTACGAACCGCTGCACCCCATCGCCCACAGCCTGTGA
- a CDS encoding IS5 family transposase yields the protein MVDAVRYLVTGGISWRSIPADFPAWDRVYAFFRRWRDKGWTAEFHDRLRDRLREATGRDREPTAGIIDAQPVKAAASVPASTRGFDSGKKVNGRKRHIVVDTLGLLLAVVVTAASVTDRDAGQTLLARLRERHWRITLVWADGGYTGQLVDFARNVLRIALTVVKRSDDTTGFVVLPKRWLVERTFAWLMHSRRLARDYETRTDSAEAMIRWSMSMVMSRRVARRRH from the coding sequence ATGGTTGACGCGGTCCGCTACCTGGTCACGGGCGGTATCTCCTGGCGGTCGATACCCGCGGACTTCCCCGCGTGGGACCGCGTCTACGCCTTCTTCCGACGCTGGCGCGACAAGGGCTGGACGGCCGAGTTCCACGACCGGCTTCGGGACCGGCTCCGTGAAGCGACCGGCCGCGACCGGGAGCCGACCGCGGGCATCATCGACGCCCAGCCAGTGAAGGCGGCTGCGTCGGTGCCGGCCTCGACCAGGGGCTTCGACAGCGGCAAGAAAGTCAACGGCCGCAAGCGCCACATCGTGGTGGACACCCTCGGCCTGCTACTGGCCGTCGTGGTCACGGCGGCGTCCGTCACCGACCGGGACGCGGGACAGACACTGCTGGCCCGGCTGCGCGAGCGGCACTGGCGCATCACGCTGGTCTGGGCGGATGGCGGCTACACCGGCCAACTCGTCGACTTCGCCCGTAACGTGCTGCGGATCGCGCTGACGGTGGTCAAACGCAGCGACGACACCACAGGCTTCGTCGTCCTGCCGAAAAGATGGCTTGTCGAGCGCACGTTCGCATGGCTGATGCACTCACGCCGCCTGGCCCGCGACTACGAAACCCGCACCGACAGCGCCGAGGCGATGATCAGGTGGTCGATGAGCATGGTCATGAGCCGCCGCGTCGCCCGACGACGGCACTGA
- a CDS encoding transposase gives MSFDGCSSQKVPDSGRNRAWLGRASHHGYPTLELMTLVETGTRALLGAVFGPTAEGETSYASRLLHLLRPDMLVLWDKGFDGNDFLASVTATRARFLGRLRSNRRTPVLTRLADGSYLSVIAAEKVRVIDANITVTCADGALFSYSYGEQTCSAE, from the coding sequence GTGTCATTCGACGGCTGCAGTTCCCAGAAGGTCCCCGACTCCGGGCGAAACAGGGCCTGGCTGGGGCGCGCTTCCCATCACGGCTATCCCACACTGGAGTTGATGACGCTGGTCGAGACCGGCACACGGGCCTTGCTCGGCGCGGTGTTCGGCCCCACCGCCGAGGGCGAGACCAGCTATGCCTCGCGCTTGCTGCATCTGCTGCGGCCGGACATGCTCGTCCTGTGGGACAAGGGCTTCGACGGCAACGACTTCCTCGCCTCCGTCACCGCGACCCGCGCCCGGTTCCTGGGTCGACTCCGCAGCAACCGGCGTACCCCTGTCCTCACACGTCTCGCCGACGGCTCATACCTGTCGGTGATCGCCGCCGAGAAGGTACGTGTGATCGACGCGAACATCACGGTGACCTGCGCCGACGGGGCCCTGTTCTCGTATAGCTACGGCGAACAGACATGTAGCGCTGAGTAA